Part of the Lolium rigidum isolate FL_2022 chromosome 6, APGP_CSIRO_Lrig_0.1, whole genome shotgun sequence genome, GCTCCACTAGGGGTTCCGGTGCGAAACCGGGAAACCCCAGGGCCTGGGCAGCAAGAGTTTTAAATCCAACAGTAGCCAGCGCCTTCCCGCCCAGCTCCCGCGCCTTTTCCCGCTTAAATTCCCCGCCACGTATCCAACGGCGAGTAATGCCTCCACGTCGCCCGTCCCGCCCCGCCTTCCCCCGCACGGAGCCGCCCGGTGCCGTCCGTTGGAAGCCGGATCCTCCATCCCGCCCGCCCCGCCATTATAAGCCGCCCCCCTGCCCACGACGCTTTCCCTCCCAAATCCCCCCTTTCAAACCAACGAAACCCAAATCTCCTCCTCCGCGCCCAAGAGAGCATCCAAtggacagcggcggcggcgcagagtcggcggcagcagcaggcggcggatACGGCTGCGGCGGGTGGGAGACGCCGAAGCGGCAGGAGTGCCGCATCCCGGCCACGCTGCCCTGCCCCGCCGCGCCCAGGAAGGCCGCGGCAGACTTCGGCAAGCCGCGCGGCCCGCCCAAGAACGGATACTTCCAGCCGCCCGACCTCGAGGCCCTCTTCGCGCTCGCGCCGCGCAGACGGGCCTCCTGCGCCTGAGATTAGGCGGCGCGATTTGGTCGAAGGTGCCGCGGCCGCGGAGAGCTCTGTTTTGGGTTGATTTTGGGAACTCTCTGTAGATACTTAGCCAGTTTCTCTCCTCTGTCTTTGTACTCTAGAGTATTTAGTGGTGGCGGATTAGGGGGTCTTCCTAATCCTAGGGAGAAGTATGTAGCTAGGTTAGTTGGCGGAGGATTGATATGAGCTGGGAGCTGATAAGCATATGGGTTTTTGTAATCCTGAATCAAATGGTAAATCCTTATTTGTTTCTTGGCACTCATACTgggttcagctctgcttgcttgttgagcgattttGTACCAAGTGCCTCTGCTACTGTTGAGTATTATGATTCCAATTGCTGTCCATAAGTAATTTTTTGTACTAGTAGTAAGAATCCAAGGTCAGCAATGGCGGCTGGTGGCCACTGTAAGTTGAATGCAACCTCTGACCTTGCCCTGTCGGCTCCTGATACAGGGAGACGTCGCCTTCTGCCAGCCAGTGATGTTGCTTCACTTCCATCCGCGGCATCTGACTCGGTGATCACCAATCAACCTGTAGCTTCAAGTTTTGAAATGCCTCCTGTCGCTCCAAGCTGCTGCATTCCCCACTGGTACCACAGTGGTCTGATAGCGTAGTCTGTTCAGTGCGAGCTGTAGTGTAGCAGCTGATGAGATGTTGGGGTTATTAGCAAACTGTGGTTGACTGTTGATACTGTAccgttcttttgttttgttttgccaaGCAATTAATACCGAGGGCGTGAGGCTGTGAGTGTGATTGTACTCTTGAATCTCGATTTCTGAATGGAGTTACTGTGGCTGTGTTGAGCCCGGCCGGCAGCATGATGTGGCCTTTTTCTTTGCCCTATAACTGGACTGCAAGGAGTGTTGCCGAGTGTGTGACCAGTGTCGGGGATTCAGAACTCTCTGCGGTCCTGAAAGAAAAGGGGGGGAGATCACCGTGACGCGGACAGTTTCCAGATCCTATGAACCAACCACGGGGCTCGCCGACCGTTCGGTGAATCGCGCGCATGTGCGGTGGTCGCCGCCGGCCGGGCTGTAGAGTCCCGTGAGGAGCTGCCGTGGCCCGCGAGGCAGTGACGGGAAGGAGCCTCGTACTTCGAGCTCTcgccctctcgggcatatcttttTGGTGAGGAACAAAGAAGCATGTGATGCTTCAGCTACAACTTGTGGTCGACGATTAAGCATTCAGCTTAGCAATTGCAGCCTTCCACTAACAATGCTTGCACGATCATATCCATACACATCTTCTGGGATCTGTCGCGAGTAGCTTTCTAGTTTCCCCGTTTTCGTTTTCTCAACGACAAACACACTCGGGACTTGCTAATAAATTGTCGACGAGGGGAGCCTGACAGCAACACGGGACAGGCCAAACTTGGAACTAAATTTGGTTAATGCATTGCTTCCTTTGATTTTCCTCTTTCTCCGAGGATTATGGCTTTCCTCCAAGGAGTACGCGGCAGCTACAACATGATGTCGTGATAAAAGTATAGCACGAGTGCTCCACTCACTCGAGCGCGCTGAACTACACGAGACACAGGGGAGGCTTGAGTGAGTCAGATCCTTCACCTCGAAGCCAGATATGATTCGATCGCAGCATcgcatctactccctccgttcttttttaattgactcaaatttagtacaaacttgtactaaattcgagtcaattaaaaaggaacggagggagtaactgaCAACCAAAAGGAATTTGCCATTTTGTCCTATTTCAGCAAACATTCAGTCGTCCTAATCTAGCACCCGCACGCATGTAAAGGGACACTAGGTCGCACATGGATTGAGCTTCACAGTAACTTTGTCAACGCACAAAGTGACCACTTGTAAGTGacacaaagtcagtgactttgtgCGTTGACAAAGTTACTGTGAAGCTCAATCCATGTGCGACCTAGTGTCCCTTTACATGCGTGCGGGTGCTAGATTAGGACGACTGAATGTTTGCTGAAATAGGACAAAATGGCAAATCACTTGTAAGTGACACAAAATCAGTGACTTTGTGGACTGACAAAGTCACTGAAGCTCAATCCGTCGCACACATGCGTGCAAATGTACAATCCAGAATTCCTGTCAAAAGAATATGCATACAACTAGCAATACTACAATATATTTTCACACAAACAATACTCCCTGCACATGGTCTGCATGGCATTTGGGATGTGAATAACATAATAACAACTTCTTTGTTCCTTGTTAAAAAAACGTTTCAGTTAATGCCTGTCGGGACACATGTTTCTTTGAAAATAAGAAATCCTTAATTTGGATTTTATAAGTGCTCCGACTACCCAAATCCCTATGGTATAGTACATGATCTGCATTATTGTTTTTACAGTATACATTTGAGATTGACGCAAATTAAGTTGTCGGTAATTGTTGAACCATTGCTGATCCCAAATTAATCGAATCCTAGCCGCTGAATCGAAGGACCAATGATAGAGGTGATGTCATCCTACTCTAGTGAACCAACCCGAATAGTGCATCAGCCAAGGAGGACCTTGGACAACTAGCTCTCAAGAACAACTATTTCATGAGAACGAATAGTGCTGCAATGTACTCGACACGATTAAGGAATCGGCGATCATCCTTCCTCACCCAAATGAACTGTGAGTTGGACTAACAACGTCTTGGAGCATGGGGAGAAGTGTGCTTGCCAACCACTTAAAATGACCTTATATACTATGTTTCATATAGTGGCGGAGAAAGTCCCCGGGTAGCACATGCCATGACTTGAAACATAGACTTCTTTTCTTGGTAATTTTGGTGATTTTAGTATTTGGCGTTGGTTTTTGCTTGGTAATTTTGGTGATTTGAAGTAATGGCCCTGGGTTTATGGAGTCCTTTCTCCGATCATGGTTTCATAGGCTTATGCGTGGAAGTCTTTCGGGCGGATTGTATCTTTTTTCTTCGGTATTGA contains:
- the LOC124662838 gene encoding cyclin-dependent protein kinase inhibitor SMR4-like codes for the protein MDSGGGAESAAAAGGGYGCGGWETPKRQECRIPATLPCPAAPRKAAADFGKPRGPPKNGYFQPPDLEALFALAPRRRASCA